In a genomic window of Bacteroidota bacterium:
- a CDS encoding SDR family oxidoreductase — translation MSTKIALITGGSRGLGKSMALHVAAKGAGVVITYLNNAADAQAVVAEIERAGGKAAALQLNTGNISHFPKFAGQLRDTVNTLWGKTEIDFLVNNAGVGAHNVIASTTEEEFDLMINVHVKGVFFLTQQLLPMLADQGRIINISTGLTRFSYPGYAAYAAAKGAVEVFTRYLAKELGERQIAVNTIAPGAIETDFGGGAIRDNAELNQFVASTTALGRVGLPDDIGGAVASLLMDDNLWVNGQRIEVSGGQHL, via the coding sequence ATGTCAACCAAAATAGCACTTATTACTGGCGGAAGCCGAGGCCTTGGCAAAAGTATGGCACTGCATGTTGCAGCAAAAGGTGCAGGCGTTGTTATCACCTATTTAAACAATGCAGCTGATGCACAAGCCGTTGTTGCCGAGATTGAGAGAGCCGGTGGCAAAGCGGCAGCATTACAGCTCAATACTGGTAACATCAGCCATTTCCCAAAATTCGCCGGCCAACTCCGAGACACAGTCAATACACTATGGGGAAAAACAGAGATTGATTTCCTTGTCAACAATGCAGGCGTCGGTGCGCACAATGTCATTGCTTCTACGACGGAAGAAGAATTTGACCTGATGATAAACGTACACGTGAAAGGCGTCTTTTTCCTTACCCAACAGCTCCTGCCTATGCTGGCAGACCAGGGACGCATTATAAATATTTCGACTGGCCTCACCCGATTCTCCTATCCCGGCTACGCAGCATATGCAGCAGCCAAAGGTGCCGTTGAAGTATTTACACGCTACCTCGCAAAAGAATTGGGCGAAAGACAAATCGCTGTCAACACCATTGCCCCGGGCGCTATCGAGACCGACTTTGGCGGTGGGGCAATTCGCGACAATGCAGAACTCAACCAGTTTGTAGCGTCCACCACAGCACTCGGCCGCGTAGGGCTGCCAGACGACATTGGCGGCGCAGTTGCCAGTTTGCTCATGGATGACAATCTCTGGGTCAATGGCCAACGGATTGAGGTCTCTGGTGGCCAGCACTTATAA
- a CDS encoding alpha/beta fold hydrolase — MEQVQFSALDQTKLTGSLFEPKQLAHTLLLINSGTGIPRRFYTRFARHAAERGFAVLTYDYRGIGDSAPESLVGYDARYRDWGQQDVPGAINYLTSRYPDLPLTIIGHSTGGQQLGLAENVDRVQAAAFIAVSTGYWRGMPAIYKWFSLVAWKLYLPLVSRLYGYAPARKIRWGENLPNGVAKEWGAWCLEQEYLAAYFDNTGHRTSPDGSPFGPQYFHKVQFPIRAYYFTDDPIATPANATPMLALFKRAAIEKVWINPTELGLKEVGHLGFFWKHIGKSLWDETLTWLQTNATKTL; from the coding sequence ATGGAACAGGTTCAATTCTCCGCGCTCGACCAAACGAAGCTTACAGGCAGCCTATTCGAACCCAAGCAGCTCGCGCACACCCTGTTGCTCATTAACTCAGGCACGGGTATTCCAAGGCGATTCTATACGCGATTTGCGCGCCACGCAGCGGAACGCGGTTTTGCAGTATTAACTTACGACTACAGAGGCATTGGCGACTCTGCGCCTGAATCGCTTGTAGGCTACGACGCCCGATATAGAGACTGGGGACAGCAGGATGTGCCGGGCGCTATCAATTACTTAACTTCTCGTTATCCCGACCTTCCCCTGACAATTATTGGCCATTCTACAGGTGGGCAGCAACTCGGCCTGGCAGAAAATGTTGACCGGGTTCAAGCTGCCGCTTTCATTGCTGTATCCACTGGCTACTGGCGCGGCATGCCGGCCATTTATAAATGGTTCTCGCTTGTAGCCTGGAAACTCTACCTACCACTAGTTTCACGCCTCTACGGCTACGCCCCGGCCAGAAAAATACGCTGGGGTGAGAACCTGCCTAACGGTGTTGCAAAAGAATGGGGTGCGTGGTGCCTCGAACAAGAATACCTCGCCGCTTATTTTGACAACACAGGGCACCGCACCAGTCCGGATGGCTCGCCATTTGGCCCGCAATACTTTCACAAGGTACAGTTTCCAATCCGCGCCTACTACTTTACAGATGACCCCATAGCTACACCAGCTAACGCGACACCCATGCTGGCCCTGTTCAAAAGAGCTGCCATTGAAAAGGTCTGGATTAATCCGACTGAACTTGGGCTAAAAGAAGTTGGACATCTCGGATTTTTCTGGAAACACATTGGCAAATCCCTTTGGGACGAAACACTCACCTGGCTCCAAACAAACGCCACCAAAACCCTATGA
- the mutS gene encoding DNA mismatch repair protein MutS codes for MGKTTKKKASAKGSEPTPLMRQYYKIKDRHPNALLLFRLGDFYETFEDDAVVVSQVLGITLTKRANGKASHVPLAGFPYHALDNYLPRLVQAGHRVAICEQLEDTKTARKIVKRDVVEIVTPGVSFREQLLDPKRSNYLASVHWPEKSKNGRAGLSFIDASTGEFYLAEVDARDLKELIQTIAPTEVLVDKRRHDDIRWLRDLGVIVTPQEDWCFGYDFAYETLLRHFKTHSLKGFGVEDFPAGIVAAGVALYYLGETQKGRLPHIDRVNYFASDTFMMLDAQTRRNLELVSTLQSGQQEGSLIQILDMTRTPMGARLLRKWLVRPLRDLKQIHRRLDAVSGFVTSDFLRGRMQETLQTVGDMERMAARISTGRATPREMVALKTTLAAIPQIKSILADETIEAIKSITAQLTPCNEVTQLVGEALVDEPPAQLGDGGYIRPGYHEELDELRTIARSGRDWIVKLQQEESARTGIPSLKVGFNKVFGYYLEVTNAHKDKVPDDFIRKQTLVNAERYITPKLKEYEEKILTAQERITHIETSLFQVIREQVAMHTASLQLNARLLAMLDCLVSLAEVAVQHKYTRPDVHDGLGIEIVEGRHPVVEKTLPVGEPFISNSVSLDPASQQILIITGPNMAGKSVVLRQTGLIVLLAQVGAYVPAEKATLGIVDRIFTRVGASDNLASGESTFLVEMNEAANILNNATPRSLILLDEVGRGTSTFDGLSIAWALVEYLHETERVAAQTLFATHYHELNELKDRYGRIVNLRVQVKEHNGKVVFLRKLIPGGADHSYGIEVARMAGLPSPLIARAQEVLKHLESQQLEIHGGDAAGKPTDGPRVAAAAGMEDLSAAHQLSLFQVQDPAASEAAELLRSLEPNGMTPVEALLKLVELKKIVGS; via the coding sequence ATGGGGAAAACCACCAAAAAGAAAGCATCAGCAAAAGGGAGCGAACCCACGCCGCTGATGCGTCAGTACTATAAAATCAAAGACCGGCACCCGAACGCTTTACTGCTGTTTCGTTTGGGGGATTTTTATGAAACGTTTGAGGATGATGCTGTTGTTGTAAGCCAGGTACTTGGGATCACCTTGACAAAAAGGGCCAATGGTAAAGCGAGTCACGTTCCGCTTGCCGGCTTTCCGTACCACGCACTCGACAACTACCTGCCCCGGCTTGTGCAAGCCGGTCATCGGGTAGCCATCTGTGAACAGCTTGAAGACACAAAAACGGCCCGGAAAATAGTAAAGCGTGACGTAGTCGAGATTGTCACGCCCGGTGTGTCATTTCGCGAGCAGTTGCTCGATCCCAAGCGCTCCAATTACCTTGCCTCGGTGCATTGGCCCGAAAAATCGAAAAACGGCCGCGCCGGCCTTTCGTTTATTGATGCATCTACAGGGGAGTTTTACCTCGCCGAAGTAGACGCCCGCGACCTCAAAGAGCTCATTCAGACCATTGCACCCACGGAAGTACTGGTTGATAAGCGCCGGCACGACGATATTCGCTGGCTGCGCGACCTGGGTGTCATTGTCACGCCACAAGAGGACTGGTGTTTTGGTTACGATTTTGCCTACGAAACGCTACTCAGGCACTTTAAGACGCACTCGTTGAAAGGGTTTGGCGTCGAAGATTTTCCGGCCGGTATTGTCGCGGCCGGTGTGGCACTGTACTACCTTGGGGAAACCCAGAAAGGCAGGCTTCCGCATATTGATCGCGTTAATTATTTCGCCAGTGATACATTCATGATGCTGGATGCGCAAACGCGGCGCAACCTTGAACTTGTATCTACACTGCAAAGTGGGCAGCAAGAAGGGTCGCTTATTCAAATTCTCGACATGACCCGCACGCCGATGGGTGCGCGTCTGTTGCGCAAATGGCTTGTGCGGCCCCTGCGGGATCTAAAGCAAATCCATCGGCGCCTTGATGCTGTGTCGGGGTTTGTTACATCCGACTTCCTCCGGGGGCGAATGCAGGAAACCTTACAGACGGTTGGCGACATGGAGCGCATGGCTGCGCGGATCTCTACAGGGCGTGCGACCCCGCGTGAGATGGTTGCGCTTAAAACTACTTTGGCTGCCATTCCTCAAATTAAGTCGATTCTGGCTGATGAAACTATCGAAGCCATCAAAAGCATTACGGCTCAGCTTACACCGTGCAACGAAGTAACCCAACTGGTAGGAGAGGCACTGGTTGACGAACCGCCGGCGCAGCTCGGGGATGGTGGATACATTCGGCCAGGGTACCATGAAGAGCTCGATGAACTGCGGACCATTGCCAGGTCTGGTCGCGACTGGATCGTAAAGCTCCAGCAGGAGGAGTCAGCACGTACCGGCATCCCATCACTCAAGGTCGGTTTCAACAAAGTATTTGGGTACTACCTCGAAGTCACCAACGCGCACAAAGACAAAGTGCCAGATGATTTCATCCGGAAGCAAACCCTGGTGAATGCTGAACGCTACATCACGCCAAAGCTCAAAGAGTACGAAGAAAAAATCCTTACGGCGCAGGAACGGATCACGCACATTGAAACCTCCTTGTTTCAGGTGATCCGAGAGCAAGTGGCCATGCACACCGCATCGCTACAACTGAATGCCCGGCTTCTGGCCATGCTCGATTGCCTGGTTAGCCTTGCCGAAGTGGCCGTGCAGCACAAGTATACGCGGCCTGATGTACACGATGGCCTGGGTATTGAGATTGTTGAAGGCCGGCATCCTGTTGTAGAGAAGACGCTGCCGGTGGGTGAGCCCTTTATTTCTAACAGTGTGTCGCTGGATCCCGCATCGCAGCAAATTCTGATTATTACGGGTCCTAATATGGCCGGTAAAAGTGTTGTGTTGCGGCAGACCGGATTGATTGTACTCCTGGCGCAAGTTGGCGCTTATGTGCCGGCTGAAAAAGCGACACTGGGGATTGTTGATCGGATTTTTACCAGGGTAGGGGCCTCCGATAACCTTGCTTCCGGGGAGAGTACATTTCTCGTTGAAATGAACGAGGCGGCCAACATCCTCAACAATGCAACACCGCGTTCGTTGATTTTGCTGGACGAAGTAGGGCGTGGTACCAGCACGTTTGATGGACTCTCTATTGCCTGGGCACTGGTTGAGTATCTGCATGAAACCGAACGCGTTGCTGCACAAACCCTGTTTGCCACGCACTATCACGAACTCAATGAGCTGAAAGATCGCTATGGGCGAATCGTTAACCTGCGGGTTCAGGTAAAAGAGCACAACGGCAAAGTGGTCTTTTTACGAAAATTGATTCCCGGAGGTGCAGATCATTCTTATGGGATCGAAGTGGCGCGGATGGCTGGATTACCGTCACCGCTCATTGCTCGCGCGCAGGAAGTGCTCAAACATTTGGAGTCCCAGCAATTGGAAATCCACGGCGGTGATGCGGCCGGCAAGCCAACGGATGGTCCTCGTGTAGCAGCCGCTGCCGGTATGGAAGACCTCAGTGCTGCCCATCAATTGTCGCTGTTTCAAGTCCAGGACCCTGCTGCTTCCGAAGCTGCAGAACTGTTGCGGAGCCTTGAACCCAACGGTATGACGCCTGTCGAGGCGCTGCTCAAGCTGGTTGAATTGAAGAAAATTGTAGGCTCGTAA